A stretch of DNA from Sugiyamaella lignohabitans strain CBS 10342 chromosome B, complete sequence:
CTTCTGCAATACGAACCATCCATAGGAATTTGTTGATGTCGTCACCAGAGAAGCCAATAACACCACCGAAAATGACAAGGATATAGTCAACATCATGCTGGCGAAGAATAGGATATGCTACTTCCTCAGAACTACTCATGGCCTTGCCAACAGTGGCAATATGAGTGTTATTCCAGGTATTATTGTCAACAAGGGTAGTTCTATCCGCCATGCCTCCAATCTGATAACCATAATCCCACCAACTCATTATTTTGGCATCTTCTGGGGTATTCATGCGCAACCAATAGTAGGCTTCACGGAAATCATCAATCAAAAACTGGGAACCATCGGGAAGGTTTGATGCCAGGACCACTGATGGAGACGAGTATGCGTTAGAAGTCACCCAAGTACAATGTTTGACAAATAAGAATAGATAACTTGTGAAGGATATGAGTACCACAGCTTTGGCTAACAATGGCTTGATAGTGTTATTCGAGCTAAGAAGAGTCTTGAAAATGCTGCCTTCTTCAGAAGACACTCCAGGAGTACTAGTTCCACTAGATGTAACATCAATTTCCTCTAGAACGTCACCGCCTTTATTAACAGTGCTTTCCACAGCCTCGTCACTCTCAACGATTGCAAACTCAGCATAGACATCTAACAGACTAGAAACAGcgataccagcagcaacacaGACTATAGGTGTTAAAGTAAGCATCAAACGAACCATAACACCAGCGAAGTAACTGGCAAGAACGCCGTAAACGATAATAAAAACATGCTCGTCAGCAAGCTCTCTCAAGCATAAATAGACACCCACAGGAAATAACCAAATCAACATAAAATtatcaaagaaaaatgaGGGCCAAGCAGTAGGTTGGTGCTCAGAAACGGATGCGATGATTGGAATATGGATCTTGGCATAGTTGGTATCCCATAAAGAGTAGAACCTACCTGTCCAAGGAGCAATGACGCCAGCAGACGTAAGACCAATCAATCCAGCAAAGGAGATTGCCAATATACTCAAGACTGCCACAATAATAAGATTCTTAAATTGCTTAGAAGGAACTTGACTACGTATCCAATCCGAAAAGGCAACCAATTGTAGCAGCCCAAAAACTCCCAGTGCAGACATGTGGTCACTGGAACGAATAGGGAGAAACCCTACAAAAGGAATTTGCATTGAAGCCAATGTGCCAATTGCATACCAGGAAGAATAGGCAACGTAAATTCTTGAGTGATATCTTCCCATTAACAATAAGACAAACACATGAAGGGGAATCATATTTGTGATAAAAACATATCCACCCCAAGCTGCAACCATGTAGAAGTAACTCAAAGCAGTGAGACCGCCCCAAAGGGCGGAACCGAGTTTTAATGCCTTGATCCAAAAGTAAAATGTTACCATTAGCAATGTAATGGCAATGGCTTCATTGTCATAAGAACCAGCAACAGAACGAGAGATATAACCAGGAGCAATCCCCATAAAAATAGCAGCTAACAAGCCAGCAGTCTCATTCTTCATTTCAGTGGTAAACAAATAGGTAACATAAGCAGTTAATCCAGAAAAAGCTGGTGCCAGCATAACGCAAATGTTGCGAATGTCAATTGGTAGTGAAAACCATCTTAGAACAGTGTGAATGACGTTGGAAGTGACCATTAAACCTGGGTACAGAGTACCACCTGTGACTCTTCCCAATGGGTACCAAGTTCTGTCATCGAACCAATTCAAAAACTTATAAAAGCCATTTTCAGTTAAATATTTTGTGGCCCTGTAATTGAACCAAGGGTCGAATTCGTGAATGATACTTTCAAACCGGATTACAGAAAACAATCTCGACGAAATAGCAGCTCCTGCTACTAAAATCAAAGTGCTCACTTTCAATAGTAGGAGAGCATTATCAATGAGCTGCCTGTCAGATTTCTGAAAGCCTGTTACCAGAGCCATCTTGATTTTACAAATGACAAAGCAATTTCGTCAAGAGGAATCACGACCAAACCGAACACGTACGTACCTGCCTCTAGAACGAACTGAATGCTTCCTCGACTGCACTGCGTGTTAGCTAGCAGTTGAACAGCCGTGCATATGGGAAGCTTGTCTGA
This window harbors:
- the STT3 gene encoding dolichyl-diphosphooligosaccharide--protein glycosyltransferase subunit STT3 (Subunit of the oligosaccharyltransferase complex of the ER lumen; complex catalyzes asparagine-linked glycosylation of newly synthesized proteins; forms a subcomplex with Ost3p and Ost4p and is directly involved in catalysis; GO_component: GO:0005783 - endoplasmic reticulum [Evidence IEA]; GO_component: GO:0005789 - endoplasmic reticulum membrane [Evidence IEA]; GO_component: GO:0016021 - integral component of membrane [Evidence IEA]; GO_component: GO:0016021 - integral component of membrane [Evidence ISM] [PMID 12192589]; GO_component: GO:0016020 - membrane [Evidence IEA,IEA]; GO_component: GO:0008250 - oligosaccharyltransferase complex [Evidence IPI] [PMID 10358084]; GO_component: GO:0008250 - oligosaccharyltransferase complex [Evidence IPI] [PMID 16297388]; GO_component: GO:0008250 - oligosaccharyltransferase complex [Evidence IPI] [PMID 9405463]; GO_function: GO:0004579 - dolichyl-diphosphooligosaccharide-protein glycotransferase activity [Evidence IC] [PMID 9405463]; GO_function: GO:0004576 - oligosaccharyl transferase activity [Evidence IEA]; GO_function: GO:0016740 - transferase activity [Evidence IEA]; GO_function: GO:0016757 - transferase activity, transferring glycosyl groups [Evidence IEA]; GO_process: GO:0006487 - protein N-linked glycosylation [Evidence IPI] [PMID 9405463]; GO_process: GO:0006486 - protein glycosylation [Evidence IEA,IEA]), which codes for MALVTGFQKSDRQLIDNALLLLKVSTLILVAGAAISSRLFSVIRFESIIHEFDPWFNYRATKYLTENGFYKFLNWFDDRTWYPLGRVTGGTLYPGLMVTSNVIHTVLRWFSLPIDIRNICVMLAPAFSGLTAYVTYLFTTEMKNETAGLLAAIFMGIAPGYISRSVAGSYDNEAIAITLLMVTFYFWIKALKLGSALWGGLTALSYFYMVAAWGGYVFITNMIPLHVFVLLLMGRYHSRIYVAYSSWYAIGTLASMQIPFVGFLPIRSSDHMSALGVFGLLQLVAFSDWIRSQVPSKQFKNLIIVAVLSILAISFAGLIGLTSAGVIAPWTGRFYSLWDTNYAKIHIPIIASVSEHQPTAWPSFFFDNFMLIWLFPVGVYLCLRELADEHVFIIVYGVLASYFAGVMVRLMLTLTPIVCVAAGIAVSSLLDVYAEFAIVESDEAVESTVNKGGDVLEEIDVTSSGTSTPGVSSEEGSIFKTLLSSNNTIKPLLAKAVVLISFTSYLFLFVKHCTWVTSNAYSSPSVVLASNLPDGSQFLIDDFREAYYWLRMNTPEDAKIMSWWDYGYQIGGMADRTTLVDNNTWNNTHIATVGKAMSSSEEVAYPILRQHDVDYILVIFGGVIGFSGDDINKFLWMVRIAEGIWPEEVKERDFFTASNQYRVDHEATPTMRESMMYKMSYYRFTDAFGGRDGHDRVRGQNIPASMAPELTTIEEAFTSENWIVRIYKVKDLDNVGRDFPKAIKFDKGQTSKKKRSQTELRL